The following proteins are co-located in the Spinactinospora alkalitolerans genome:
- the nuoK gene encoding NADH-quinone oxidoreductase subunit NuoK, translating to MDPMNYIVLAAILFSIGAVGVLVRRNAIIVFMCVELMLNACNLAFVAFARMHGGIEGQVIAFFVMVVAAAEVVVGLAIIMQIFRTRRSASVDDANLLKH from the coding sequence ATGGACCCGATGAACTACATCGTCCTCGCGGCGATCCTGTTCAGCATCGGCGCCGTCGGCGTCCTGGTGCGGCGCAACGCGATCATCGTCTTCATGTGCGTGGAGCTGATGCTCAACGCGTGCAACCTCGCGTTCGTCGCCTTCGCACGGATGCACGGCGGCATCGAGGGCCAGGTCATCGCCTTCTTCGTGATGGTGGTCGCCGCCGCGGAGGTCGTCGTGGGCCTGGCGATCATCATGCAGATCTTCCGGACCCGCAGGTCGGCGTCGGTGGATGACGCCAACCTGCTGAAGCATTAG
- the nuoL gene encoding NADH-quinone oxidoreductase subunit L, protein MSPGHLAAEAHAVTAAADGAIHSYAWLLIALPLAGAAILLLGGRRTDAWGHWLAVAMSLASFAWAVLALVRLLGYAPEERSRSVPVYEWIAAGDFRADVSLLLDPLSITFALLITGVGSLIHIYSVGYMAHDENRRRFFAYLNLFVAAMLVLVLADNYALLFLGWEGVGLASYLLIGFWQHKSSAAVAAKKAFLINRVGDIGLLIAIMLLFTTFGTVAFNPVFNASDQAGSPVMTAVGLLLLLGACGKSAQLPLQAWLLDAMEGPTPVSALIHAATMVTAGVYLIVRSGPIFELAPTAQLVVTIVGAATLLAGAIIGCAKDDIKKALAGSTMSQIGYMTLAAGLGPIGYAAAIAHLVTHGFFKAGLFLGAGSVMHGMNDEVDMRKYGALRKAMPITYATFGLGYLAIIGFPFLSGWWTKEGIIEAAFASGGVTGQILGWAALLGAGLTAFYMSRMMFMTFFGEKRWDDAAHPHESPASMTVPMVVLAVGSVGLGAILVFGYRFAHFLEPVVGAEEGHEFSLAHMLTSWSSIAALGLMVAGVGYAWLRYGRVKVPRTAPRGNPVTVAASNELYGNAVNESLFMRPGQALTKAAVAFDTTVVDGLVNRIAASVRESSEGLRRTQTGFARTYALTMLFGATVVVATMLGVGIA, encoded by the coding sequence ATGTCTCCGGGGCACCTCGCCGCCGAGGCGCACGCGGTCACCGCGGCCGCCGACGGGGCGATCCACTCCTACGCCTGGCTGCTGATCGCGCTCCCGCTCGCCGGGGCCGCGATCCTGCTGCTGGGCGGCAGACGCACCGACGCGTGGGGCCACTGGCTCGCCGTGGCGATGTCGCTGGCGAGCTTCGCCTGGGCCGTGCTCGCCCTCGTCCGGCTGCTGGGGTACGCCCCCGAGGAGCGCAGCCGCTCGGTGCCGGTCTACGAGTGGATCGCCGCCGGTGACTTCCGGGCCGACGTCAGCCTGCTGCTGGACCCGCTGTCGATCACCTTCGCGCTGCTCATCACCGGTGTGGGCTCACTGATCCACATCTACTCGGTGGGCTACATGGCGCACGACGAGAACAGGCGGCGCTTCTTCGCCTACCTGAACCTGTTCGTGGCCGCCATGCTGGTGCTGGTCCTCGCCGACAACTACGCGCTGCTGTTCCTGGGCTGGGAGGGCGTGGGTCTCGCGTCCTACCTGCTCATCGGATTCTGGCAGCACAAGTCGTCGGCGGCGGTCGCGGCCAAGAAGGCGTTCCTGATCAACCGGGTCGGCGACATCGGCCTGCTGATCGCGATCATGCTGCTGTTCACCACGTTCGGCACGGTCGCCTTCAACCCGGTGTTCAACGCCTCCGACCAGGCCGGCAGCCCGGTCATGACCGCGGTGGGCCTGCTGCTCCTGCTCGGCGCGTGCGGCAAGTCCGCGCAGCTTCCGCTGCAGGCGTGGCTCCTGGACGCGATGGAGGGCCCGACCCCGGTCTCGGCGCTGATCCACGCGGCCACCATGGTCACGGCCGGCGTCTACCTCATCGTGCGCTCCGGCCCGATCTTCGAGCTGGCGCCCACCGCCCAGCTCGTCGTCACGATCGTCGGCGCGGCCACGCTGCTCGCCGGTGCGATCATCGGCTGCGCCAAGGACGACATCAAGAAGGCGCTGGCCGGTTCGACCATGAGTCAGATCGGCTACATGACGCTGGCCGCGGGCCTGGGCCCGATCGGCTACGCGGCGGCCATCGCCCACCTCGTCACGCACGGCTTCTTCAAGGCCGGACTGTTCCTCGGCGCCGGGTCGGTCATGCACGGCATGAACGACGAGGTCGACATGCGCAAGTACGGCGCGCTGCGCAAGGCCATGCCGATCACCTACGCGACGTTCGGCCTCGGCTACCTCGCCATCATCGGGTTCCCCTTCCTCTCGGGCTGGTGGACCAAGGAGGGCATCATCGAGGCCGCGTTCGCCTCGGGCGGCGTGACCGGCCAGATCCTGGGCTGGGCCGCGCTGCTGGGCGCGGGGCTGACCGCGTTCTACATGTCCCGGATGATGTTCATGACGTTCTTCGGCGAGAAGCGCTGGGACGACGCGGCGCACCCGCACGAGTCCCCGGCCTCCATGACGGTCCCGATGGTCGTGCTGGCGGTCGGCTCGGTGGGGCTCGGCGCGATCCTGGTGTTCGGCTACCGGTTCGCGCACTTCCTCGAACCCGTCGTCGGCGCCGAGGAAGGCCACGAGTTCAGCCTCGCGCACATGCTGACGAGCTGGTCCAGCATCGCCGCCCTCGGGCTGATGGTCGCCGGCGTCGGCTACGCCTGGCTGCGCTACGGCCGGGTGAAGGTGCCGCGCACCGCCCCCCGGGGCAACCCCGTCACCGTGGCGGCGAGCAACGAGCTCTACGGCAACGCCGTCAACGAGAGCCTGTTCATGCGGCCCGGCCAGGCCCTGACCAAGGCCGCCGTCGCCTTCGACACCACGGTGGTCGACGGCCTGGTCAACCGGATCGCGGCGAGCGTGCGGGAGAGCTCCGAGGGGCTGCGCCGGACGCAGACCGGCTTCGCCCGCACCTACGCGCTGACGATGCTCTTCGGCGCCACCGTCGTGGTCGCCACCATGCTGGGGGTCGGTATTGCTTAG
- the nuoI gene encoding NADH-quinone oxidoreductase subunit NuoI encodes MLDWLNPVKGFGVTFHTMFKKVPTIEYPEVKPPTMPRFHGRHQLNRWPDGLEKCIGCELCAWACPADAIYVEGGDNTEEERFSPGERYGRVYQINYLRCILCGLCVEACPTRALTMTNEYELADDNRESLIWTKEQLLAPLQEAMEAPPHPMRLGETEEDYYRMGRDGAPASGSGEQKSEAAQ; translated from the coding sequence GTGCTTGATTGGCTCAACCCCGTCAAAGGGTTCGGCGTCACCTTCCACACCATGTTCAAGAAGGTGCCGACGATCGAGTATCCCGAGGTGAAGCCGCCCACGATGCCGCGCTTCCACGGGCGTCACCAGCTCAACCGCTGGCCCGACGGCCTGGAGAAGTGCATCGGGTGCGAGCTGTGCGCCTGGGCCTGCCCCGCCGACGCCATCTACGTCGAGGGCGGCGACAACACCGAGGAGGAGCGCTTCTCCCCGGGTGAGCGCTACGGCCGCGTCTACCAGATCAACTACCTGCGCTGCATCCTGTGCGGGCTGTGCGTCGAGGCGTGCCCGACCCGCGCGCTGACGATGACCAACGAGTACGAGCTCGCCGACGACAACCGCGAGAGCCTCATCTGGACCAAGGAGCAGCTGCTCGCGCCGCTGCAGGAGGCCATGGAGGCGCCGCCGCACCCGATGCGGCTCGGCGAGACCGAGGAGGACTACTACAGGATGGGCCGCGACGGCGCGCCCGCCTCCGGGTCCGGGGAGCAGAAGAGCGAGGCCGCTCAGTGA
- a CDS encoding PRC and DUF2382 domain-containing protein, with amino-acid sequence MAPQPKAQELIGHRLLDGDGNSVGKISQVYFDDQTNTPKWITVRTGMLGSNESFIPFQGARAVKDDLQVPYDKDTIKHAPSFDTDRHISAEEETEVYRYFGMRPGIPGQRPGDSGDVGRHSRGEAATAEGRTRPGTETGREEGSAIRSEEQVHVGVERQESGRARLHKSVEAEEFDENVPVSHEELRVTREPVTEADRAAGEPRMEDTEQEFVLHEEHPVVSKESVPVEKVRVTKEEVSEEQRVHGERQKERVDVDGDDGMREGRREGRGGERGKGGRKGPGPIG; translated from the coding sequence GTGGCACCGCAGCCGAAAGCACAGGAGCTGATCGGGCACCGCCTGCTGGACGGGGACGGGAACAGCGTCGGCAAGATCAGTCAGGTCTACTTCGACGACCAGACGAACACCCCCAAGTGGATCACCGTCCGCACCGGAATGCTGGGGAGCAACGAGAGCTTCATCCCGTTCCAGGGGGCGCGGGCCGTCAAGGACGACCTCCAGGTGCCCTACGACAAGGACACCATCAAGCACGCGCCGTCCTTCGACACCGACCGGCACATCTCGGCCGAGGAGGAGACCGAGGTCTACCGCTACTTCGGCATGCGGCCGGGGATTCCGGGCCAGCGGCCGGGCGACTCCGGCGACGTGGGCCGCCACTCCCGCGGCGAGGCCGCGACCGCCGAGGGGAGGACGCGGCCGGGCACGGAGACCGGTCGTGAGGAGGGCTCGGCGATCCGCTCCGAGGAGCAGGTCCACGTCGGCGTCGAACGCCAGGAGAGCGGCCGGGCCAGGCTGCACAAGTCCGTGGAGGCGGAGGAGTTCGACGAGAACGTCCCGGTGAGCCATGAGGAGCTCCGGGTCACCCGCGAGCCCGTCACCGAAGCCGACAGGGCCGCGGGCGAGCCGCGGATGGAGGACACCGAGCAGGAGTTCGTCCTGCACGAGGAGCACCCGGTGGTCTCCAAGGAGAGCGTGCCGGTGGAGAAGGTGCGGGTGACCAAGGAGGAGGTCTCCGAGGAGCAGCGCGTGCACGGCGAGCGGCAGAAGGAGCGCGTCGACGTCGACGGCGACGACGGCATGCGCGAAGGCCGACGTGAGGGCCGCGGCGGGGAGCGCGGGAAGGGCGGACGCAAGGGCCCCGGCCCCATCGGCTGA
- a CDS encoding polyprenyl synthetase family protein, which yields MSGSVPSGFLALPGIDEALAREVQAGLDRVEERLRESVAASDPLLTAAATHLLSAGGKRFRATLVLLAARFGDPEAPELTPAAAVVELTHVATLYHDDVMDEAELRRGELSANQRWGNSVAILTGDFVFARASEMLADLGTDAVRLQAQTFGRLVQGQILETSGPREGVDPLEHYLQVIADKTASLIASSARFGAMFSGADPKVIETITRACDALGMAFQLSDDILDVASETDQSGKTPGTDLREGVLTLPMFHALRGAEPEHAHLRDLLGRPLDDAETDEALRLLRAHPAMDAARADLDAWADRARAELATLPAGPARAAFEALCDYVVERSG from the coding sequence GTGAGCGGTTCTGTCCCGAGCGGTTTCCTCGCTCTGCCGGGTATCGACGAGGCCCTCGCCCGGGAGGTCCAGGCCGGCCTGGACCGCGTCGAGGAGAGGCTGCGGGAGTCGGTGGCGGCCAGCGACCCGCTGCTGACCGCGGCCGCCACCCACCTGCTGTCAGCGGGCGGCAAGCGGTTCCGGGCCACGCTGGTGCTGCTGGCCGCCCGGTTCGGCGACCCCGAAGCCCCCGAGCTGACCCCCGCCGCAGCCGTGGTGGAGCTCACCCACGTCGCGACGCTGTACCACGACGACGTGATGGACGAGGCCGAGCTGCGCCGCGGCGAGCTCAGCGCCAACCAGCGCTGGGGCAACTCGGTCGCGATCCTCACCGGCGACTTCGTGTTCGCCCGCGCATCGGAGATGCTCGCCGACCTCGGCACCGACGCGGTCCGGCTGCAGGCCCAGACCTTCGGCCGCCTCGTGCAGGGCCAGATCCTGGAGACCTCCGGCCCGCGCGAGGGCGTCGACCCGCTGGAGCACTACCTCCAGGTCATCGCGGACAAGACCGCCTCGCTGATCGCCTCCTCGGCCCGCTTCGGCGCGATGTTCAGCGGCGCCGACCCCAAGGTCATCGAGACGATCACCCGGGCCTGCGACGCGCTGGGCATGGCGTTCCAGCTCTCCGACGACATTCTCGACGTCGCCAGCGAGACCGACCAGTCCGGCAAGACGCCAGGCACCGACCTGCGCGAGGGCGTGCTCACCCTGCCGATGTTCCACGCTCTGCGCGGCGCCGAGCCCGAGCACGCGCACCTGCGCGACCTGCTGGGGCGCCCCTTGGACGACGCCGAGACCGATGAGGCGCTGCGGCTGCTGCGCGCCCACCCCGCGATGGACGCGGCCCGCGCCGACCTCGACGCCTGGGCCGACCGCGCCCGCGCCGAACTCGCCACGCTCCCGGCCGGTCCCGCGCGCGCCGCGTTCGAGGCGCTCTGCGACTACGTGGTGGAGCGCAGCGGCTGA
- the nuoN gene encoding NADH-quinone oxidoreductase subunit NuoN — translation MSPLSLPALVAPLAASAPVEQAPDLDYGLLSPMIAVFAAGVLGVLVEAFVPRPRRRAVQLALALVGVGAAFVLTVAQVGLLPTGGAGVGVAFATVAVDRPTLFIQGTILVLAFISLLLIAENRQNESAFAAQAAAVPGSEEEREHVIAGSQHTEVYPLVMFAVLGMQLFPAANDFLTMFIALEVMSLPLYLLCGLARRRRLFSQEAAVKYFLLGAFSSAFFLFGIAMIYGYAGSVQFGAIFEAVGGNGAGVVENGEPLLLLGIAMVGVGLLFKVGAVPFHNWKPDVYQGAPTPITALMASCTLVAAFGALLRVFYVAFGGAVWDWRPMMWVVAVLTMVVAAVIAVTQRDIKRLLAYSSVVHAGFILTAVVAASPEGLAGAMFYLAAYGFTTIGAFAVVTLVRTHEGGAEAGELSQWAGLGRTSPLLAGALALFLLAFAGIPLTSGFIGKFAVFEAAVAAGATPLVVVGVLSSAVTAFFYVRIIVLMFFSDPAEQGPRVLRPGGLTGSVIGIGAAATIVLGVFPGPVLDHLLPQPTESAGQAEAGVAPIDMFVR, via the coding sequence GTGAGTCCCCTGAGCCTCCCGGCGCTCGTGGCGCCGCTCGCCGCATCCGCCCCCGTCGAGCAGGCGCCCGACCTCGACTACGGGCTGCTCTCCCCGATGATCGCGGTCTTCGCCGCGGGCGTCCTCGGGGTGCTGGTCGAGGCGTTCGTGCCGCGCCCCCGCCGGCGGGCGGTCCAGCTCGCGCTGGCGCTGGTCGGCGTGGGCGCGGCGTTCGTGCTGACCGTGGCCCAGGTGGGCCTGCTGCCCACCGGCGGGGCGGGCGTGGGCGTGGCGTTCGCGACCGTGGCCGTCGACCGGCCCACCCTGTTCATCCAGGGCACGATCCTGGTGCTGGCGTTCATCAGCCTGCTGCTCATCGCCGAGAACCGGCAGAACGAGAGCGCGTTCGCCGCGCAGGCCGCGGCGGTCCCCGGCAGCGAGGAGGAGCGCGAGCACGTCATCGCGGGCTCGCAGCACACCGAGGTCTACCCGCTGGTGATGTTCGCGGTGCTGGGCATGCAGTTGTTCCCGGCGGCCAACGACTTCCTCACCATGTTCATCGCCCTCGAGGTGATGAGCCTGCCGCTGTACCTGCTGTGCGGGCTGGCGCGGCGGCGCCGGCTGTTCTCCCAGGAGGCCGCGGTCAAGTACTTCCTGCTCGGCGCGTTCTCCTCGGCGTTCTTCCTGTTCGGCATCGCGATGATCTACGGCTACGCCGGCTCGGTGCAGTTCGGCGCGATCTTCGAGGCGGTCGGCGGCAACGGCGCGGGCGTGGTCGAGAACGGCGAGCCGCTGCTGCTGCTCGGCATCGCGATGGTCGGCGTGGGGCTGCTCTTCAAGGTCGGCGCCGTGCCGTTCCACAACTGGAAGCCCGACGTCTACCAGGGCGCGCCCACCCCGATCACGGCGCTGATGGCCTCGTGCACCCTGGTCGCGGCGTTCGGCGCGCTGCTGCGGGTGTTCTACGTGGCCTTCGGCGGGGCGGTGTGGGACTGGCGGCCGATGATGTGGGTCGTGGCCGTCCTGACGATGGTGGTCGCCGCGGTCATCGCCGTGACGCAGCGCGACATCAAGCGGCTGCTCGCCTACTCCTCGGTGGTGCACGCCGGATTCATCCTGACCGCCGTGGTGGCGGCCAGCCCCGAGGGCCTGGCCGGGGCGATGTTCTACCTCGCGGCCTACGGGTTCACCACGATCGGCGCGTTCGCGGTCGTCACCCTGGTGCGCACCCACGAGGGCGGCGCCGAGGCGGGGGAGCTGTCGCAGTGGGCCGGTCTGGGGCGGACCTCGCCCCTCCTGGCGGGGGCGCTCGCGCTGTTTCTGCTCGCCTTCGCCGGTATCCCGCTGACCAGCGGCTTCATCGGCAAGTTCGCGGTGTTCGAGGCGGCCGTGGCCGCGGGCGCGACCCCGTTGGTCGTCGTCGGCGTGCTGAGCAGCGCGGTGACCGCGTTCTTCTACGTCCGGATCATCGTGCTGATGTTCTTCTCGGACCCTGCCGAGCAGGGGCCGCGGGTGCTCAGGCCCGGCGGTCTGACCGGATCGGTCATCGGCATCGGCGCCGCCGCGACCATCGTGCTCGGCGTCTTCCCCGGTCCGGTCCTGGACCACCTGCTGCCGCAGCCGACGGAGTCGGCCGGGCAGGCCGAGGCCGGCGTGGCCCCGATCGACATGTTCGTCCGGTGA
- a CDS encoding NADH-quinone oxidoreductase subunit J — protein MTATALQPLQTAPAAAPISGGESAAFWIIGTIVVLAALGVVFSRKAVYSALMMAVVMIGLAVFYGINQAPFLMVVQIVVYTGAVLMLFLFVLMLVGVTSSDSLVETIKGQRLLAAVVAICFLGAVATGMTRITLADPVGLDAGVAAAGGSIPWIAGEIIYRYIIAFEATGALLITAVLGGLVMAHTERVRRKRTQKEMSKERIRGDHPTPLPGPGTYARHNAIDMPALLPDGSVSELSLNPVLAARDPRDQSQVPRDIRLGTGAVPGGASDSAWSKEGHEAGDDGAPGDNGDDDGENGGREADRSWTR, from the coding sequence GTGACCGCGACCGCCCTCCAACCACTCCAGACCGCGCCCGCGGCGGCCCCCATCTCCGGTGGGGAGAGCGCGGCCTTCTGGATCATCGGCACCATCGTGGTGCTCGCCGCGCTCGGCGTGGTGTTCAGCCGCAAGGCCGTGTACTCCGCGCTGATGATGGCCGTCGTCATGATCGGCCTGGCGGTCTTCTACGGCATCAACCAGGCGCCGTTTCTGATGGTCGTCCAGATCGTCGTCTACACCGGCGCGGTGCTGATGCTGTTCCTGTTCGTCCTCATGCTCGTGGGCGTCACCTCGTCGGACTCCCTCGTCGAGACGATCAAGGGGCAGCGGCTGCTCGCCGCCGTCGTCGCCATCTGCTTCCTCGGCGCCGTGGCCACCGGCATGACCCGCATCACGCTGGCCGACCCGGTCGGCCTGGACGCGGGGGTCGCCGCGGCGGGCGGCAGCATCCCGTGGATCGCCGGCGAGATCATCTACCGCTACATCATCGCCTTCGAGGCCACCGGCGCGCTGCTCATCACCGCCGTCCTCGGCGGGCTGGTGATGGCGCACACCGAGCGCGTCCGGCGCAAGCGCACCCAGAAGGAGATGTCCAAGGAGCGCATCCGCGGCGACCACCCCACGCCGCTGCCCGGCCCCGGCACCTACGCGCGGCACAACGCGATCGACATGCCGGCGCTGCTGCCCGACGGGTCGGTCTCGGAGCTGTCGCTCAACCCGGTGCTCGCGGCGCGCGACCCGCGGGACCAGTCGCAGGTCCCCAGGGACATCCGACTGGGCACGGGCGCGGTCCCCGGAGGCGCGTCGGACTCGGCGTGGTCCAAGGAGGGGCACGAGGCCGGTGACGACGGCGCTCCCGGCGACAACGGCGACGACGACGGTGAGAACGGCGGACGGGAGGCGGACCGCTCATGGACCCGATGA
- a CDS encoding PRC-barrel domain-containing protein: protein MASRLGAQRLIGRRLLDRDGNRIGRIGQVYFDDRTDTPKWVAVRTGLFGANERFVPLQGARATDEGLQVPFRGELIRHGPVLDAGRHLSVAEEERVYWHYGLRPTVPGPREEPGFIRGRHARPAAHDGPEAS, encoded by the coding sequence GTGGCATCACGGCTGGGAGCGCAGCGGCTGATCGGGCGCCGCCTGTTGGACCGCGACGGCAACCGCATCGGCAGGATCGGTCAGGTCTACTTCGACGACCGGACCGACACCCCCAAGTGGGTGGCGGTCCGCACCGGCCTCTTCGGTGCGAACGAGCGCTTCGTCCCGCTCCAGGGCGCCCGCGCGACCGACGAGGGCCTGCAGGTGCCGTTCCGCGGCGAACTGATCAGGCACGGCCCGGTCCTCGACGCGGGGCGGCACCTCTCGGTGGCCGAGGAGGAACGGGTCTACTGGCACTACGGGCTGCGGCCGACCGTGCCCGGGCCGAGGGAGGAGCCCGGTTTCATCCGCGGCCGGCACGCCAGGCCGGCCGCCCACGACGGCCCCGAGGCGTCGTGA
- the rarD gene encoding EamA family transporter RarD, with protein sequence MSELNRGTVYGAGAYLLWGLLPLYWPLVAPPSGSMEILAHRMMWSLLAVLLILLARRHWRWMAGVLRSPRQLLLLAGAAMVISVNWGVFIFTVNAGHTLQAALGYFINPLVSVALGVIVFSERLRRVQWAAVALGALAVVVLAFDYGAPPWMALAMAFSFAAYGLLKKFVKLDGLESLTIETMVMFLPALGFVVALEVMGTGTFGHVSVPHALLLVGSGLVTAVPLLLFGAAAFRIPLSMIGLLQFIAPVLQFLVAWLVFGEEMPVGRWIGFAVVWAALALFAFDMVRNARRGARLRAAAAGEPVTEEPPELMAERG encoded by the coding sequence GTGTCCGAGTTGAATCGAGGCACCGTCTACGGTGCCGGCGCGTATCTGCTCTGGGGGCTGCTCCCCCTCTACTGGCCGCTCGTCGCACCGCCGTCGGGGTCGATGGAGATCCTCGCTCATCGGATGATGTGGTCTCTGCTGGCCGTCCTGCTCATCCTCCTGGCCCGACGGCACTGGCGCTGGATGGCCGGCGTCCTGCGCAGCCCGCGCCAACTCCTGCTCCTGGCCGGCGCCGCCATGGTCATCTCGGTGAACTGGGGGGTGTTCATCTTCACCGTCAACGCCGGGCACACCCTGCAGGCCGCGCTCGGCTACTTCATCAACCCGCTGGTGAGCGTGGCGCTCGGCGTCATCGTCTTCTCCGAGCGGCTGCGCAGGGTGCAGTGGGCCGCGGTCGCCCTCGGCGCGCTCGCCGTCGTCGTCCTGGCCTTCGACTACGGCGCCCCGCCGTGGATGGCGCTGGCGATGGCGTTCTCGTTCGCCGCCTACGGCCTGCTGAAGAAGTTCGTCAAGCTGGACGGGCTGGAGAGCCTGACCATCGAGACCATGGTCATGTTCCTGCCGGCCCTGGGCTTCGTGGTCGCGCTGGAGGTCATGGGCACGGGGACGTTCGGCCACGTGTCGGTGCCGCACGCACTGCTGCTGGTCGGATCGGGACTGGTCACCGCGGTTCCGCTGCTGCTGTTCGGCGCCGCGGCGTTCCGCATCCCGCTGAGCATGATCGGACTGCTGCAGTTCATCGCCCCGGTGCTGCAGTTCCTGGTGGCCTGGCTGGTCTTCGGCGAGGAGATGCCGGTGGGCCGCTGGATCGGGTTCGCCGTCGTGTGGGCCGCCCTGGCGCTCTTCGCCTTCGACATGGTGCGCAACGCCCGGCGCGGCGCCCGGCTGCGCGCGGCCGCGGCGGGCGAACCGGTCACCGAGGAGCCGCCCGAGCTCATGGCCGAACGCGGGTAG
- a CDS encoding NADH-quinone oxidoreductase subunit M, with the protein MTIPWLTLAIALPALGGLGVALLPRDRAETAKRAALGVTLATLVLVVAMALNFDPSGPRFQFTETHPWIPRFGVHYAVGVDGIALVLIALSAVLVPLVVLAAWKENDAAPDRGTGYFALILVLEAMMIGVFAATDVFLFYVFFEAMLIPVYFMIGRYGRGEERRRASVKFLLYSLFGGLLMLVAVIGVYTLSARAGQGTFLWADLAGSEGLLAGLDPATARWLFLGFFVAFAIKAPMWPVHTWLPSAAGSSRPGTAVLLVGVLDKVGTYGMLRYCLELFPDAGRFFVWPVVVLSLVSIVYGAVVAIGQSDMLRLIAYTSVSHFGFITLGIFAMTTPGQSGAALYMVNHGFSTGALFLIAGFLIARNNSAAISDYQGVQKVAPLLAGTFLVAGLSSLALPGLSPFVSEFLVFIGAFAFHPVPAIIATAGVVLAALYILWMYQRTMTGPLPEALSRLRDLSGREMWAVAPLIALIVVFGVYPKPLLDVINPAVEQTMQQIEATDPAPEIDAVDQAAHGQEGASE; encoded by the coding sequence ATGACCATCCCCTGGCTGACACTGGCCATCGCGCTGCCCGCGCTCGGCGGGCTGGGCGTGGCGCTGCTGCCCCGTGACAGGGCCGAGACCGCCAAGCGGGCGGCGCTGGGCGTCACCCTGGCCACGCTCGTGCTGGTCGTCGCGATGGCGCTGAACTTCGACCCGTCGGGTCCGCGCTTCCAGTTCACCGAGACCCACCCGTGGATCCCGCGCTTCGGCGTGCACTACGCGGTCGGCGTGGACGGCATCGCGCTGGTGCTGATCGCGCTGTCGGCGGTACTGGTGCCGCTGGTGGTGCTGGCCGCGTGGAAGGAGAACGACGCGGCGCCGGACCGCGGCACGGGCTACTTCGCCCTCATCCTGGTCCTCGAGGCGATGATGATCGGGGTCTTCGCGGCCACCGACGTCTTCCTGTTCTACGTCTTCTTCGAGGCCATGCTGATCCCGGTCTACTTCATGATCGGGCGCTACGGGCGGGGTGAGGAGCGGCGCCGCGCCTCGGTGAAGTTCCTGCTCTACAGCCTCTTCGGCGGCCTGCTGATGCTGGTCGCGGTGATCGGCGTCTACACGCTGAGCGCCCGGGCCGGCCAGGGCACGTTCCTGTGGGCCGACCTGGCCGGCTCCGAGGGGCTGCTCGCCGGCCTGGACCCGGCCACGGCCCGCTGGCTCTTCCTCGGGTTCTTCGTCGCCTTCGCGATCAAGGCCCCGATGTGGCCGGTGCACACCTGGCTGCCGTCGGCGGCCGGCAGCTCCCGGCCGGGCACGGCGGTGCTGCTGGTCGGCGTGCTGGACAAGGTCGGCACCTACGGCATGCTGCGCTACTGCCTGGAGCTGTTCCCCGACGCCGGCCGGTTCTTCGTCTGGCCGGTGGTGGTGCTCAGCCTGGTCAGCATCGTCTACGGCGCGGTCGTGGCGATCGGGCAGAGCGACATGCTGCGGCTCATCGCCTACACCTCGGTGTCGCACTTCGGCTTCATCACCCTGGGCATCTTCGCGATGACCACGCCGGGCCAGTCCGGCGCGGCGCTCTACATGGTCAACCACGGGTTCTCCACCGGAGCGCTGTTCCTCATCGCCGGATTCCTGATCGCCCGCAACAACTCCGCGGCGATCTCGGACTACCAGGGCGTGCAGAAGGTCGCGCCGCTGCTCGCAGGGACGTTCCTGGTGGCGGGGCTGTCCAGCCTCGCGCTGCCGGGGCTGTCCCCGTTCGTCAGCGAGTTCCTGGTGTTCATCGGCGCGTTCGCCTTCCACCCGGTCCCCGCGATCATCGCCACCGCCGGGGTGGTGCTCGCCGCGCTCTACATCCTGTGGATGTACCAGCGCACCATGACCGGCCCGCTCCCCGAGGCGCTGTCCCGGCTGCGCGATCTGTCCGGACGCGAGATGTGGGCGGTGGCCCCGCTCATCGCGCTCATCGTCGTCTTCGGGGTCTACCCCAAGCCGCTGCTGGACGTCATCAACCCGGCGGTGGAGCAGACCATGCAGCAGATCGAGGCGACCGATCCCGCCCCGGAGATCGACGCCGTTGACCAGGCCGCCCACGGCCAGGAAGGAGCGAGCGAGTGA